A single region of the Oryzias latipes chromosome 21, ASM223467v1 genome encodes:
- the LOC111946768 gene encoding olfactory receptor 6N2-like produces MDSEQNATLITLGGHIELRKYRFLYFFILLVIYVLILCSNSTIICLIWIHKNLHEPMYIFIAALLGNSILYSTSLYPKLLVDFLSEEQITTYSFCLLQCFSYYFLNGSEFLLLTAMAYDRYVSINKPLQYAAIMGKKTMALFLSFAWLAPACQIAVPVALGSKTKLCNFVLKGIFCNNSIYKLHCVSSAALSVYGVISLINLTVIPVLFILFTYIRIFILTYKSCGKIRKKVAQTCLPHLIILLNFTFMFTYDVTIVKLEADLSNSVRLTLTLQVIICHPLLNPIIYGLKMKEISKYLKRLFYRENVT; encoded by the coding sequence ATGGATAGTGAGCAAAATGCAACATTAATAACCCTAGGTGGTCACATTGAGTTGCGTAAATacagatttctttatttctttatcttgctggttatttatgttttaatactCTGCAGTAATTCAACTATCATTTGCCTAATTTGGATTCACAAAAACTTACATGAACCTATGTACATATTTATAGCAGCTTTGTTAGGAAACTCCATTCTTTACAGCACAAGTCTGTACCCAAAACTTTTGGTTGACTTTttatcagaggaacagatcaccACTTATTCATTCTGTTTGCTTCAGTGTTTCtcttattactttttaaatggaTCTGAATTCCTGCTGTTGACAGCCATGGCTTATGACAGGTATGTGTCCATTAATAAACCTCTGCAGTATGCAGCAatcatggggaaaaaaacaatggcCCTTTTTTTGAGCTTTGCCTGGCTTGCACCTGCCTGTCAGATTGCAGTACCTGTGGCTTTAGGTTCAAAGACAAAACTCTGCAACTTTGTTTTAAAGGGAATCTTCTGCAACAACTCTATTTATAAACTCCACTGTGTGAGTTCTGCAGCGCTGTCTGTGTATGGCGTGATCTCCTTAATAAACCTCACAGTGATCCCAGTTTTATTCATACTCTTCACATACatcaggatatttattttaacatacaAAAGTTGTGGGAAGATCCGGAAAAAAGTTGCACAGACCTGCTTGCCTCATCTGATAATTTTGCTgaattttacttttatgtttacTTACGATGTAACTATAGTCAAACTGGAAGCTGATTTGTCGAATTCTGTGCGTTTGACTCTGACCTTACAGGTTATTATATGCCACCCCCTCTTAAATCCAATTATATACGGATTAAAGATGAAAGAAATTTCGAAATACTTGAAGAGGCTCTTCTATCGTGAGAATGTGACTTAA